Part of the Anopheles coluzzii chromosome 3, AcolN3, whole genome shotgun sequence genome is shown below.
CCCACAAAATCCCACGATAAATATACCTCAATCTGGATAAAACATCATTAACACCATTAACATTaacataacaaaaatgaaagataatctttttgatttgattgctTTATTTGAAGATAACGTTGCATCAGCTTATTGTCATCGCATTGGAATTACCATCGAATTACAATCCGCGTGGGCATTGGGCATATATCCGTCCGCACCGCGTATCGTACACATTTTCCGTTTATCTTATCTACTATGATGTTGCAACTTTGTGCGGTATGCTTCGTTGGAAttgggatgtgtgtgtgtgtttgttcgtttctttttgttttgtatgtttgtattTTAGATGAACACTTTTCACTGTATCTTTGCCTCAAGATATTTCCTCACATGTGGCCAAATTTCGTCCGTTGTGCTACCCTTAAACGTCACCAGCACGCCCTTCTTGTCGAAGTACTCGTTGATGGGCCGCGTGCACGCATCGTACACCTCGAGCCGCTTCCGCACCGCCACCGGAGTATCGTCCGGCCGTTGGCTTAGCGGCTCGCCGGTAACATCGTCCCGGCCCGGTGTCTTCGGATCGTTAAACCCGACATTGTACACCCGGCCGCTAGGCAGATGCACCCAGCGGCTCTGGATACGTTCGATGATCACCTCAAACGGCACGTCCAAATTGATTACCGAATCGATGCGCTCCTGATTCCACAGATCGTCCGCCTGTTCGCGCGTACGGGGGAAACCGTCCAACAGCCACGAGTGGGAGCGTATTTGTTCGAGCTCGCTCAGGATGCACTTCGTTATGTAAATGTCCGGCACCAGTTTGCCTTCCCGGATGTACTTGTCCGCGATCAGGCCCAGTTCCGTGCGCTTTTCGATGTTCGCTCGAAGCAAATCGCCACTGCTGATGTGTTTCAGGCTGAACGCTTTCACGATGCGGCCAGAAACGGTCCCCTTGCCCGATCCGGGGGCTCCCATAATTATGGCACGAAACAACTTTCCACTGGCCATCGCGCTGGTTTGTGCGTTACTTTTGGAGGgaaaacacttttaaaatCACGCACGTTTGTTTGTCTTAAGATATGTTCACGTTTCTTCACGATCGAGCAACTCTTGAGCAACACACGCTTGACGTCCGGTATCATATGGTTCGCTTTTATCAGTGTACTTTGGAACCGATTTCACCGtctcgtgtgtatgtgtgtggttggaaaggcacattgttttgattttgatcgTGCATGTGATTTAACCGATCCACCCATGAGCTACGAGGAGATGCTGTACTCAGATTGACACATATTCAGATTATGATTTGTACTATGAGAAACATTTCCATCAAATTCggacataaaaatatgttattttcattttgctttatttaacttttttttgccgtttAAAGTTGTCATATAATTTGCTTACAAACTAACGTAATTAGTAACTATTTCATTGACacattaattaataaaacgtGATATGTGTGGTTCATaagaatttattatttttaactggttaaattatttatttgacaTTTTGGATGAAGTAAATCTTATGAATTTCATTCAAAGTAGAGTaaatttcatgatttttttttacaaagatagaaatacaaaataaaaggaaaaaaatgtttatgaaAACCCTGAAATGTAATTAGATTAAACCGAATGTGGTTAGCTTATTttgtcattattttttttcattcatgtaAAAAGAATCCTATGCTACAAGAAATGTATCATGGAATTGTatttagttagttagttagttaaaCGTATATTTGTACTTTGATTTCCTTTACAGTTGATTTTCCAGGTTTTACAAGATGCAGCACGTATGCTTTACAGgttattttttcttatacGTCCTATTTTTGGGGTTTCACTTTCTTGCTGTATTTTGATATACTGTAGTAGCTTGTTCTATTAATAGAACTGAGGAATTGTATTTCAATACAACAAACTTATGTATAGAAATACAGTTCCATGataaatttattatatttaatttgcTCATAGTTAACACTGTTCAGTTCAAATGTTTAGGACATTTAACGTCTTAATTTGAAATGTTTGTCCAGCTCGCTCTTGTGTAATTATGGTAACTACACTTTAActacaaaattgtgttttgtgaaaaaaattaCCGCATTTGTGTACAATTTCACGATTTTAGttaccctgccgaaaataggtacactgccgaaaactggtacagttaccctataaaaatgtgttcatcaaatatttgaataataacaataattttactagatctatacatttttcattgccggtctcgtagtacagtcgccaactcgtacgacttaacttaacttaacatgcccgtcatgggttcaatccccaaatagaccgtgccgccatacgtaggactgactatcctgctatggggggaaatcaattagtcactgaaagccaagcccacaagtgggtacaggcaggccttgaccgacatcggttgttgagccaaagaagaagaagaagatacatttttcataaaatccTTAAATGATAAATagtttttgatgttttatttaagtttatttattttgtctaTTATATTCTTAACTTACtaaatattattgtttttcttctttggcacaaaaacCGTTGTCGATTGAGCCCAAATAGCCAAAATTAAGCTTATACCAAATAAGCAGCCAATATTGgtacgctaaagatcgctgcttgaattcgccttttgcagtagttATACAGCATTAAAGTTTCAGGAACTATTGTGTTAccatgatttgttttttgattatgtgtatgtttattttaaaactctaAACACTCTTGAGTTTCTCAAAATTTcacatattttacaaaaaccaTAATCACTTCACTCAACGTTCCTTCTAACTCAATTAACAAATATAACTTGTGCAGCATCTTCCAGATTGACCGACACCGAAAGCTTGTTAAGAAGCTTTATGGTTCCACCAAGTACCGTTtcatctcttaatcagccacaaagtacgacatcggaacgatttttcgttaaacagccccaaattagctataaagtacgagctggctatttgggaggCCTGCCGGTACTAGTGGGCTTGCCTTTCAGGGGCTTATTGGATattcatagcaggatagtcagtcctacacgGTACATTCGGGGTtggaacccatgacgggcatgttgatTAGTCGTTTACGattgtaccacgagaccggcttattaaacattaatttctACAAAATAAATGATTAATAGAGGATAAAATGAAGAATTATTCGTAATTTCGATTCTACGAAATTCTGATTATAACTATGGGTTTAATCATGGAAATAATATATCACATAAAGAGAAGATGATGATTGTAATTTTTAGAAACGTGATAAACTCaattacagcaattatccgcagtacgcgatactcgatatacgcgaattcgcagtacgcaattgctctaaatttgacagctccatgtgttttttacaaatattttaatactttgaaatattttatgctctttttgagtttccttaatgttctttttgcattttgcattaaatttgtgccaaagatacctgttttacaacaaaaaactttaatgcaaaactctgtggcgatatttttcaaccctcgaactgGTAGTGTAAAccatttttccatacaaatccgctatacgcgataactcgagatacgctattgcgcgcggtcccgtacgatagcgtatatcggataatgactgtatatCCCACGAAAAACATGCCTTTTCGAGAACTAGTTTCGGTCTTTAACATGTGTTGATTAGAGTGAGCGAACTTGGAGTATAAATTAGGGAAAGTTTCCACACTAATTACGTATTTTAAAGATTGTTGTAAAAACCTGGCCAAAGTGGAATGATTAATAAAATGTCTGTTTTGGCCGCATTCTTGCTTTTTTAAGTAACGATTTATTTGAATAGTGCAACATGTTTGCCCTTTTTGTCAGCTTTCTAGTCAAGTGTTCGTTCGAAAAAGACTGTCATTTCACAGGCATAGCGTCTGCTGGTGTCCACTCGCCTCAACCACTGTGCCAGGGGTGACtgcagtgaaaaataaaaacaaaaacggaaaacccagaaaaaagcaaaaaaggaaaggaaagcagAAAAACGGGATAAACGTTTGGTGGCTGGAACACGAACACGAAGCAGTGCTTTCTTTTAGTTACAGGTAGCGAGAGCCCAGGGTGTGTGCGATTGCGGGcagagcgagagcgagcaCAAATCGGCCAAAAGCTCTCCGTGTGGTGGCGCTGGGCCTGGCAGGCGCGATTCAACAGTTTTCAATACATCCGCCTCGACATccgccttcttttttttgttgcagccACCACCCCCATTAGCTCCCTATGGGCACGCGATACTTTGCCAATCCGTTTCCGGATTACGGCGGTGGGCCGATACAGCGATGCGATGACCACATCAAGGGACTGATCCAGTCGTACGTGAATCTGATCGTGGAAAATACCAAACCGGACCGTAACACCGACCAGCGTGGTGATTTGTACGTGGGCGATGCAGGTAATAAATCGTGTGTTGGTGGGTGTGCTGCGCAAATGGCAACTTTTGCTAACGGAAGGCTTGCCCGGTGTTTGCAGGTATCGCGTACATGTTCTTGAAGCTGCACGATGCGGGCATATTCGGGCAGGAAGCGTTACAATACGCGAAGCAGTACATAGTGAATGCCAAAGCACTGGCCGCGCGGTACGCGGCCCGACCCGAGGAACGCTGCTCCTTCCTGTGCGGCAATGCGGGCGTGTACGCGGTGTCGGCCGCAATCGCCCACCGGCACAATGCGAAGCAGGAGATGGACGAGGACCTGCGCTGCTTCGCGACCGGCATCGAGGTGTGCAAGCGGCTCGACTTCAACAAGAACGGCAGCGACGAGATACTGTTCGGCCGGGCCGGCTACCTGTCCGGCATGTACTGGCTGCACCAGACGATCGAGCGGAAGCTCTTTTCGCAGGAAATTCTAACCGTCATCTGTGCCACCGTGCTGGAGAGCGGCAAGCGGCACCGCACCGGACTTCTACCTCTTTACTATCAGTGCTACGGGGATGATTACCTGGGCGCGGCGCACGGTACGTCGGCCATCATGCACATGCTGCTG
Proteins encoded:
- the LOC120958966 gene encoding GTP:AMP phosphotransferase AK3, mitochondrial, producing the protein MASGKLFRAIIMGAPGSGKGTVSGRIVKAFSLKHISSGDLLRANIEKRTELGLIADKYIREGKLVPDIYITKCILSELEQIRSHSWLLDGFPRTREQADDLWNQERIDSVINLDVPFEVIIERIQSRWVHLPSGRVYNVGFNDPKTPGRDDVTGEPLSQRPDDTPVAVRKRLEVYDACTRPINEYFDKKGVLVTFKGSTTDEIWPHVRKYLEAKIQ
- the LOC120958275 gene encoding lanC-like protein 3 homolog, encoding MGTRYFANPFPDYGGGPIQRCDDHIKGLIQSYVNLIVENTKPDRNTDQRGDLYVGDAGIAYMFLKLHDAGIFGQEALQYAKQYIVNAKALAARYAARPEERCSFLCGNAGVYAVSAAIAHRHNAKQEMDEDLRCFATGIEVCKRLDFNKNGSDEILFGRAGYLSGMYWLHQTIERKLFSQEILTVICATVLESGKRHRTGLLPLYYQCYGDDYLGAAHGTSAIMHMLLESPLQQNLSSVEMSLVKNTVDGLLGLQDSEGNFPTTLQDCVRRTRSESLVHWCHGAAGVVYLMAKAYLVFQEQRYLQSCIRSADLVWRKGLLRKGPGICHGVAGSGYVFLLLYRLTSDPKYLHRALKFMEFLTHEEFIRNARNPDCPFSLYEGYAGTVCYLIDLLRPEKAAFPFMDVFEKKF